A part of Kwoniella dejecticola CBS 10117 chromosome 5, complete sequence genomic DNA contains:
- a CDS encoding multifunctional tryptophan biosynthesis protein: MGITLLIDNYDSFTWNVYADIAVLGGNPVVVRNDKVTLEQIEELYNSGELERIVISPGPGHPRTDSGISREAIRWGIGKLPILGVCMGLECIVDLLGGEIAYAGEIKHGKTSLVQHDSLGIFHDLPPLLSSVRYHSLSAQLLSVPPILQVTSTTQESGVIMGVRHREATVEAVQYHPESCVSEGGKGLMANFLKLKGGKWGGENAWCGVESSSPESSSVNQEKSSLVNGSAAQPSSSKASSSAPSLPTILNKIHAQRLLDVEESSAVLATTPANVSTSLSLHTSPPLLSLVDRINSTPHTAVMAEIKRASPSKGDIAPDASAPAQALKYALAGASVISVLTEPKWFKGSLVDMLAVRNAVSSLPNRPAILRKDFILSKYMIDEARLYGADTVLLIVAMLEPAQLKELYDYSVSIGMEPLVEVNNTTELQLALEIGSKVIGVNNRNLHDFNVDMSTTSRVNAALDGRDVILCALSGISGPEDVEKYVKEGVRAVLVGESLMRAKDTKKFLRSLIGLSDPVQAPTQKTLVKICGIRSVEDAKIAIGEGADLLGVILVPNAKRRITYDVAREISSVVRQARSSSAGTGATASSSSGPNEPWFTFNARRLNQRKKPLLVGVFQNQPLEEILEAVDEIGLDIVQLHGDEPIGWSKFIPVPTIKVFKVTPDGEVPTEISRPGENDFVLLDASGKGGEGKSFPWEAAKKVVEKGENGSEGHVKLPIILAGGLNPDNVLEAIHKAGGSAGVRVVDVSSGVEVSGGGKKDQEKVKAFIKAVKA, translated from the exons ATGGGAATCACCTTGCTCATAGATAATTACGATTCCTTCACCTGGAACGTCTATGCCGATATAGCGGTATTGGGAGGCAATCCGGTGGTGGTCAGGAATGACAAGGTCACATTGGAGCAGATCGAG GAGCTATATAATTCCGGCGAACTCGAACGAATAGTAATTTCCCCCGGACCAGGACATCCCCGTACGGATAGTGGAATATCGCGAGAAGCCATAAGATGGGGCATAGGTAAACTTCCCATACTAGGCGTCTGTATGGGTCTGGAATGTATCGTCGATCTTCTAGGTGGAGAG ATCGCATATGCGGGAGAGATCAAACATGGGAAGACATCTTTAGTCCAACATGACTCTCTCGGCATCTTCCATGaccttccccctcttctctcttccgtCCGTTATCATTCCCTTTCCGCCCAACTACTATCCGTGCCTCCGATATTGCAAGTAACCTCTACTACACAAGAGTCAGGTGTGATCATGGGTGTACGACATCGAGAAGCTACCGTGGAAGCCGTCCAATATCATCCCGAATCATGCGTCAGTGAAGGTGGGAAGGGACTCATGGCCAACTTCCTAAAGCTGAAGGGCGGTAAATGGGGTGGTGAAAACGCTTGGTGTGGTGTTgaatcttcttcgcctgaaTCGAGTTCCGTAAATCAAGAGAAATCCTCCCTCGTCAATGGATCTGCCGCTCAGCCTTCATCAAGTAaagcatcgtcatcagcgCCCTCACTTCCTACCATTCTGAATAAAATCCACGCTCAGAGGTTACTAGACGTCGAAGAAAGCTCTGCCGTACTCGCTACTACTCCCGCCAACGTTTCTACCTCTCTGTCATTACATACCTCGCCGCCCCTCCTTTCTCTTGTCGATCGCATCAACTCCACACCGCATACAGCAGTGATGGCAGAGATCAAGCGTGCTTCTCCCAGTAAAGGGGACATCGCTCCGGATGCTTCTGCACCTGCTCAAGCCCTCAAATACGCTCTAGCCGGCGCCAGTGTGATATCGGTGTTGACCGAACCGAAATGGTTCAAGGGCTCATTGGTCGATATGCTGGCCGTACGGAACGCTGTCAGCTCGCTACCCAACCGACCTGCGATATTGAGGAAAGATTTCATCTTGTCGAAATACATGATCGACGAAGCTAGGTTATACGGCGCAGACACGGTCTTACTTATCGTAGCGATGCTTGAGCCTGCTCAGCTCAAGGAGTTGTACGATTACTCGGTATCGATCGGTATGGAACCTCTTGTAGAAGTCAACAATACGACCGAATTGCAATTAGCTTTGGAGATAGGGTCAAAAGTCATCGGAGTGAACAACAGGAATTTACACGATTTCAACGTCGACATGTCAACCACTTCCCGGGTGAACGCAGCCTTGGACGGAAGAGATGTGATACTCTGCGCGTTGAGTGGGATATCGGGACCGGAGGATGTGGAGAAATACGTCAAAGAAGGTGTCCGAGCCGTCTTGGTCGGCGAATCGTTAATGAGAGCGAAAGACACCAAGAAATTCCTCCGATCGCTTATCGGCTTATCGGATCCTGTGCAAGCTCCAACCCAGAAAACACTGGTGAAGATATGCGGAATCAGGTCGGTGGAAGATGCGAAGATCGCCATTGGGGAAGGAGCGGATCTGCTGGGTGTCATACTAGTCCCGAATGCAAAGAGGCGGATCACCTACGACGTAGCGAGGGAGATATCATCTGTGGTGCGACAAGCTCGAAGTTCAAGTGCAGGTACCGGAGCGACAgcgtcttcatcctctggGCCGAACGAACCTTGGTTCACATTCAACGCACGCAGATTGAACCAAAGAAAGAAACCTTTATTGGTCGGAGTGTTCCAGAATCAACCTTTAGAAGAGATACTAGAGGCTGTCGACGAGATCGGACTTGACATAGTCCAGCTTCACGGAGACGAGCCTATCGGATGGTCAAAATTCATCCCTGTCCCAACTATAAAAGTGTTCAAAGTGACGCCTGACGGAGAGGTACCAACGGAGATAAGTAGACCGGGAGAAAATGATTTTGTTTTGTTGGATGCGAGCGGGAAGGGTGGGGAAGGTAAGAGTTTCCCCTGGGAAGCAGCGAAGAAAGTCGtagagaagggagagaatGGTAGTGAGGGCCATGTGAAATTACCGATCATCCTAGCGGGTGGACTGAACCCGGATAATGTTCTTGAGGCGATACACAAGGCGGGTGGAAGTGCGGGAGTGAGGGTGGTCGATGTCAGCTCGGGTGTGGAGGTCAGTGGgggaggaaagaaggatcaagagaAAGTCAAGGCCTTCATCAAGGCTGTCAAAGCGTAG
- a CDS encoding guanine nucleotide-binding protein subunit alpha, producing MGGCMSTPETPKHPSETKQVPVSNTKSPQTKTNVNTTNPSSPSPAANNGESTPTGVAGQGLAAALAATEPSAPESKNDRNRSNIIDRQLEDDSKKFKRECKILLLGSGESGKSTIVKQMKIIHQNGYSREELLSFRQIVHKNVLDSAQALIMAMRKIGVDPEDANNRVYADRILEYRMDTDPLSVLPTEILHNVDSLWHDPVIPSVMDRSSEFYLMDSATYFFANLRKIGAADYIPDEADVLRARTKTTGISETRFNMGQLSIHMFDVGGQRSERKKWIHCFEAVTSIIFCVALSEYDQVLLEESGQNRMQESLVLFESVINSRWFLRTSVILFLNKIDLFKQKLPKIPLVQYFPEYTGGADINKAAKYILWRFTQTNRARLSVYPHLTQATDTSNIRLVFAAVKETILQNALRDSGIL from the exons ATGGGAGGTTGTATGTCGACGCCGGAAACGCCCAAACATCCATCAGAGACCAAACAAGTACCAGTCTCCAACACCAAATCACCCCAGACCAAGACCAACGTAAACACCACCAATCCCTCGTCCCCCTCTCCCGCAGCTAACAATGGCGAGTCGACACCGACAGGCGTAGCAGGCCAAGGTCTAGCTGCTGCTCTAGCTGCGACCGAACCATCGGCACCAGAATCGAAGAATGACAGGAACAGGAGTAATATCATTGATAGgcaattggaagatgattcgAAGAAGTTCAAGAGGGAGTGCAAGATCTTGTTGCTGG GTTCCGGAGAATCAGGAAAGTCGACGATAGTGAAGCAAATGAAGATCATCCATCAGAATGGTTATAGTCGCGAAGAATTATTAAGCTTCCGTCAGATCGTGCATAAGAACGTGCTTGACTCGGCACAGGCTCTGATTATGGCTATGAGGAAGATCGGGGTAGATCCGGAGGATGCGAATAATAGG GTATATGCCGATAGGATACTCGAGTACCGAATGGACACCGACCCGTTATCTGTCCTACCGACGGAGATCCTTCACAACGTAGATTCGTTATGGCACGACCCCGTGATTCCTTCTGTTATGGATAGATCTTCAGAGTTCTACTTGATGGATTCTGCGACGTACTTCTTTGCGAACTTGCGCAAGATAGGAGCAGCAGATTACATACCGGACGAAGCGGATGTATTGCGCGCAAGAACGAAGACCACCGGTATTAGCGAGACCAGATTCAATATGGGCCAATTGAGCATACATATGTTCGATGTAGGAGGACAACGAagtgagaggaagaaatggatTCATT GTTTCGAGGCTGTCACCTCTATCATCTTTTGCGTGGCATTATCAGAATACGATCAGGTCTTATTAGAGGAATCAGGGCAGAATCGAATGCAAGAATCCTTGGTGTTATTCGAATCAGTGATAAATTCGAGATGGTTTCTTCGAACTTCGGTCATTCTTTTCCTGAACAAGATAGATCTATTCAAGCAGAAATTACCGAAAATACCACTGGTCCAATATTTCCCAGAATATACAG GTGGAGCGGATATCAACAAAGCTGCTAAATACATTTTATGGAGGTTTACTCAGACTAATCGGGCGCGATTATCTGTCTACCCTCATCTAACGCAAGCAACGGATACGTCAAAT ATCCGCCTCGTATT